TGGTCAGCGGCCCCGGCGTCTCCAGTTCTCCGAGTTCCTGAACCTGGGTCAATCCGGCAAATTTCCCGAAGCCGTTGCTGACGACAACGCCGGGTGGCACGCGGTCCTCGAACAGGTTGCCGGCGTGCGGCACGCTGGCGGTGACCCCGGTCCGGATGCCGGGTTCGGCCAGCACGGTCTCGTGGCCCGCCAGCCCACCGGGCACGTCGGTGAGGGCGTTGTGCGTCCCGGCCGGCGGCACACCGGGAACAATGCCCAGGTCGCGCAGGCGGCGGCGGGTGGGGCCGGGTCACCGGACATGCCCCATGCTGACAGACGGCTCAGGCGTGGGCGGGCG
This DNA window, taken from Deinococcus aerolatus, encodes the following:
- a CDS encoding P1 family peptidase; amino-acid sequence: MPPAGTHNALTDVPGGLAGHETVLAEPGIRTGVTASVPHAGNLFEDRVPPGVVVSNGFGKFAGLTQVQELGELETPGPLTSPLSVAPVVQHVAGRQPLHSWGSHPEHARTGGSGALHGQTRGTQPPGAVRPVQHPGAAVPGPPAQ